A genomic window from Pseudonocardia broussonetiae includes:
- a CDS encoding cytochrome P450: MQALDQCTISCAREHVVVSREKVHNEAGGSFDPFATGPSHTVRRELARVRDSGCPFTGVAPGLEFIAHHDLARQALLSHAALSNAGNFVLDAGDGPAPPDLITQSDPPEHTSLRALLRPGFARASIVQADPWIREYTEALIDGLPAGGPVDLVGEVALPLTASVIARLVGVPQEDADALSRDSLAITAILPAAFTDTEAWHRVETYFAAAARQRRAATDPPDDLVTTLALSEVDGRRFTEQEVAFHAWQLFVAGLESTAYTIGSTVHQLLADRGRWEALLADPSLLDNAREEGLRHGSAIRWVLRTVTGPTDLGDESLAEGDRVIVGLESANFDEAVFGDTAAEFDLHRPTARRHLSFGHGIHLCLGAELSRTEISVVLATLLDRLPTLRLAPGARHEEVDSPMFCGPKRLDVVW, from the coding sequence ATGCAGGCGCTCGATCAGTGCACGATCAGCTGCGCAAGGGAGCATGTGGTGGTCAGTCGTGAGAAGGTCCACAACGAGGCCGGGGGGTCGTTCGATCCGTTTGCTACGGGTCCGTCCCACACGGTCCGGCGCGAACTCGCCCGGGTACGCGACAGCGGATGCCCGTTCACCGGCGTCGCACCGGGGCTCGAGTTCATCGCTCACCATGACCTCGCCCGGCAAGCGCTGCTCTCACACGCCGCTCTCAGCAACGCGGGCAACTTCGTGCTCGACGCGGGCGATGGTCCTGCCCCACCCGACCTCATCACTCAGAGCGACCCGCCCGAGCACACCTCCCTGCGCGCCCTGCTGCGGCCCGGCTTCGCCCGGGCGTCGATCGTTCAGGCCGACCCTTGGATCCGGGAGTACACAGAGGCCCTGATCGACGGGCTACCCGCTGGGGGCCCCGTCGATCTGGTGGGCGAGGTTGCGCTGCCACTGACCGCGAGCGTGATCGCGCGGCTGGTCGGCGTCCCTCAGGAAGACGCTGACGCGCTGAGTCGTGACTCCCTCGCGATCACCGCGATACTGCCCGCTGCCTTCACTGACACCGAGGCTTGGCACCGAGTGGAGACCTACTTCGCCGCGGCGGCCCGACAGCGGCGCGCCGCCACGGATCCTCCCGACGATCTCGTCACCACACTCGCACTCAGCGAAGTCGACGGCAGGCGGTTCACCGAGCAGGAGGTCGCCTTCCACGCCTGGCAGCTCTTCGTCGCGGGCCTGGAGAGCACCGCCTACACGATCGGGTCCACAGTCCACCAACTGCTCGCTGACCGCGGCCGTTGGGAGGCGCTGCTTGCAGACCCCTCGCTGCTCGACAATGCCCGGGAGGAAGGGCTACGCCACGGGTCTGCGATCCGCTGGGTGCTGCGCACGGTCACCGGGCCGACCGACCTCGGCGACGAATCGTTGGCGGAGGGCGATCGGGTGATCGTCGGGCTCGAGTCCGCGAACTTCGACGAGGCCGTCTTCGGCGACACTGCCGCCGAGTTCGACCTGCACCGCCCGACCGCACGCCGGCACCTCTCCTTCGGCCACGGCATCCACCTCTGTCTGGGGGCCGAGCTCTCCCGCACGGAGATCTCGGTTGTCCTGGCGACGCTGCTGGACCGCCTTCCGACCCTTCGACTAGCGCCCGGCGCGCGCCACGAGGAGGTCGACAGCCCCATGTTCTGCGGCCCGAAACGGCTCGACGTCGTGTGGTGA
- a CDS encoding FAD-dependent monooxygenase, translated as MDRPDIAIIGAGIGGLTLGLSLRRLGIRARIYEQAPELGEVGAAVALAANGTRILRSLGIDLGTCSTVPSELVYRHWADGRRLADHPVGDWYTERFGAPFWGVHRAHLQRALAQAWGTEDLHLGRAVVGLEQRDGTTELTFADGTTASAGLVVGADGIRSRVRRWITDAEPVYSGTTGFRGLVPRSALPDLPDPDAVQFWMGPDAHLLHYAIGDVVNFLAVIEGPGTWDGPGGVAPAADGELAAAFRDWHPAVRQMIGAVPQSPRWGMFALPPLTRWSRDRVVLLGDAAHAMLPHHGQGANQTIEDAAVLADCLDGSVDVDTAVARYERLRRSRTRQVQRSSWVTSPLLHLPDGEAATHRDRKLRALVDDFSWIHAYDHREPALRS; from the coding sequence GTGGACCGTCCCGACATCGCGATCATCGGAGCGGGCATCGGCGGGCTGACGCTGGGCCTGTCGCTGCGCCGGCTCGGCATCCGGGCCCGCATCTACGAGCAGGCGCCGGAGCTCGGCGAGGTGGGGGCGGCCGTGGCGCTGGCCGCCAACGGCACGCGCATCCTCCGCTCACTGGGCATCGACCTCGGGACGTGCTCGACCGTCCCGTCCGAACTGGTCTACCGGCACTGGGCCGACGGCCGCAGGCTCGCCGACCACCCGGTGGGCGACTGGTACACCGAGCGGTTCGGCGCCCCGTTCTGGGGCGTGCACCGCGCGCACCTGCAGAGGGCCCTCGCGCAGGCGTGGGGCACCGAGGACCTGCACCTGGGCCGGGCGGTCGTCGGCCTGGAGCAGCGCGACGGCACGACCGAGCTGACCTTCGCCGACGGCACCACCGCGAGTGCCGGACTGGTGGTCGGGGCCGACGGCATCCGCTCGCGGGTGCGCCGGTGGATCACCGACGCCGAGCCGGTCTACTCGGGCACGACCGGCTTCCGGGGGCTGGTCCCGCGCTCGGCGCTGCCCGACCTCCCCGATCCCGACGCCGTCCAGTTCTGGATGGGGCCGGACGCGCACCTGCTGCACTACGCGATCGGCGACGTCGTCAACTTCCTCGCCGTCATCGAGGGACCCGGCACCTGGGACGGACCGGGAGGCGTCGCACCGGCAGCGGACGGCGAGCTCGCCGCGGCGTTCCGCGACTGGCACCCCGCGGTGCGGCAGATGATCGGGGCCGTCCCCCAGAGCCCGCGGTGGGGCATGTTCGCGCTGCCCCCGCTGACGCGGTGGAGCAGGGACCGGGTCGTGCTGCTCGGCGACGCCGCGCACGCGATGCTGCCCCACCACGGCCAGGGCGCCAACCAGACCATCGAGGACGCCGCCGTGCTGGCCGACTGCCTCGACGGATCCGTCGACGTCGACACCGCCGTGGCCCGCTACGAGCGCCTGCGCCGCTCCCGCACCCGCCAGGTCCAGCGCAGCTCCTGGGTCACCTCGCCCCTGCTCCACCTGCCCGACGGCGAGGCCGCGACGCACCGGGACCGGAAGCTCCGGGCCCTCGTCGACGACTTCAGCTGGATCCACGCCTACGACCACCGCGAGCCCGCGCTCCGGTCCTGA
- a CDS encoding sulfurtransferase, giving the protein MPAARVPPEDQMHPLVDAARLEARLGDADLCVLDCSITHQSYDDRPAYGNGRSSWVEGHIPGSQHVDLVGDLSDPTAGIPLMMPPVERFRDAMQAVGVRDGQQIVLYDNNFSMWAARVWWMLRAAGVDAAVLDGGWRTWTREQRPVETGEQAPRATGTLTVSPRPDLFATKDDVLAQLDDDTTCLIDALHPAVFRGDRLDYARPGHIPGARNVSSIHLVDRETHRYLPIPELRERFDAASPDTAERVITYCGGGVAASSAALALTLLGVPRVAVYDGSLNEWSNDPALPMVSGSTEETGRR; this is encoded by the coding sequence GTGCCCGCTGCTCGCGTTCCCCCGGAGGACCAGATGCACCCGCTCGTCGACGCCGCCCGGCTCGAAGCCCGCCTGGGCGACGCGGACCTCTGCGTGCTCGACTGCTCGATCACGCACCAGTCCTACGACGACAGGCCCGCGTACGGCAACGGCCGCTCGTCCTGGGTCGAGGGCCACATCCCCGGCTCCCAGCACGTCGACCTCGTCGGTGACCTGTCGGACCCGACGGCCGGCATCCCTCTGATGATGCCCCCGGTCGAGCGGTTCCGGGACGCGATGCAGGCCGTCGGCGTCCGGGACGGGCAGCAGATCGTGCTGTACGACAACAACTTCAGCATGTGGGCCGCTCGCGTCTGGTGGATGCTGCGCGCGGCCGGCGTCGACGCCGCGGTGCTCGACGGCGGGTGGCGGACGTGGACCCGGGAGCAGCGGCCGGTCGAGACCGGGGAGCAGGCGCCCCGCGCGACCGGCACCCTGACGGTCTCGCCCCGGCCCGACCTCTTCGCCACGAAGGACGACGTGCTCGCCCAGCTGGACGACGACACCACCTGCCTGATCGACGCCCTCCACCCCGCGGTCTTCCGCGGCGACCGCCTGGACTACGCGCGCCCCGGGCACATCCCCGGCGCCCGGAACGTGTCCTCGATCCACCTCGTCGATCGCGAGACGCACCGCTACCTGCCGATCCCGGAGCTGCGCGAGCGCTTCGACGCCGCGTCGCCCGACACCGCCGAGCGCGTGATCACCTACTGCGGCGGCGGGGTCGCCGCGTCCTCCGCCGCGCTCGCGCTCACGCTGCTCGGGGTTCCCCGGGTGGCGGTCTACGACGGTTCGCTGAACGAGTGGTCGAACGACCCCGCCCTGCCGATGGTGAGCGGGTCCACCGAGGAGACGGGACGACGATGA
- a CDS encoding fumarylacetoacetate hydrolase family protein encodes MTWSLVTYDTGDGGSAVGVLDSGTVRALPRYAGYSLLDLLGRWEVVADDLRATVVADLPPAGVVRLLAPVRPNKVVCAGANYFAHLAEMQVDRPDPVGPPFFFLKPPSTTVIGPGDAIVLPDRPDRRIDWEAELGVVIGRRARDLDESAVAAHVAGYTIVNDVSARDRLRRDDAVAPPFGFDWTSAKGEDTFCPTGPGVTPAWFVDDPQDLRITLSVNGAVKQDSSTADMMNSAFAVVAAASRIMTLEPGDIVATGSPAGVGAARGDFLRPGDEVVIEIAGLGVLRNPVVDGALPRDRAVAQVGGTA; translated from the coding sequence ATGACCTGGTCACTCGTCACCTACGACACCGGCGACGGCGGCAGCGCCGTCGGCGTCCTCGACAGCGGCACCGTGCGCGCGCTGCCCCGCTACGCCGGGTACTCCCTGCTCGACCTGCTCGGGCGCTGGGAGGTGGTCGCCGACGACCTGCGGGCCACCGTCGTCGCCGACCTGCCGCCCGCAGGCGTGGTCCGCCTGCTGGCACCGGTCCGCCCGAACAAGGTCGTCTGCGCGGGCGCCAACTACTTCGCACACCTGGCGGAGATGCAGGTCGACCGGCCCGACCCCGTCGGACCACCGTTCTTCTTCCTCAAGCCCCCGTCGACCACGGTCATCGGGCCCGGTGACGCGATCGTGCTGCCGGACCGCCCCGACCGGCGGATCGACTGGGAGGCCGAGCTCGGCGTCGTCATCGGGCGCCGCGCCCGCGACCTCGACGAGTCCGCGGTCGCCGCGCACGTCGCGGGCTACACGATCGTCAACGACGTCTCGGCGCGCGACCGGCTCCGCCGCGACGACGCCGTCGCCCCGCCCTTCGGGTTCGACTGGACCTCGGCCAAGGGCGAGGACACGTTCTGCCCGACCGGTCCCGGCGTCACCCCGGCCTGGTTCGTCGACGACCCCCAGGACCTGCGCATCACGCTGAGCGTCAACGGCGCGGTGAAGCAGGACTCGAGCACCGCCGACATGATGAACAGCGCCTTCGCCGTGGTGGCGGCGGCCAGCCGGATCATGACCCTGGAACCGGGCGACATCGTGGCCACGGGCAGCCCGGCCGGTGTCGGTGCGGCCCGCGGGGACTTCCTGCGGCCCGGCGACGAGGTCGTGATCGAGATCGCGGGCCTCGGTGTGCTGCGCAACCCGGTCGTCGACGGCGCCCTCCCCCGCGACCGCGCCGTCGCGCAGGTCGGGGGGACCGCATGA
- a CDS encoding alcohol dehydrogenase catalytic domain-containing protein: MSQSLVATATSWPGVDPAGITLPSRMRAVAFDAFGPPEVLTVREVDAPVLGPGEVAVRVAAVSVGRLLDVSARAGTHPYARIALPHVPGAEHAGTVAAVGAGVGSVRPGDHVAVFPLLGCGDCAACADGATEACPTARITGLHTRGAYAEYTVVPEANVTVVPPGVGPAEAAALALSGAVAQNQFDAAGLRAGEWVLVLGASSALGSLTTALAVHRGARVIAASRSAAKRERLLALRPEAVVDPVEPGVADRIRELTGGAGVGLVVDDLGDPDLFHTAVDVLAIRGRLVTSGAFLGGKVELDLLTLYSRSQRLIGVRSGNPGSARKVWAAVAEGLRPVIDRTFPVARAAEAHRHLEDSANTGRVVLTTTDDDWAPAPNA, encoded by the coding sequence ATGTCCCAGTCGCTCGTGGCCACCGCCACCTCGTGGCCAGGTGTGGACCCGGCCGGGATCACCCTGCCGTCGCGGATGCGGGCCGTCGCCTTCGACGCCTTCGGCCCTCCCGAGGTCCTCACGGTCCGCGAAGTGGATGCACCCGTTCTCGGACCGGGCGAGGTGGCCGTGCGGGTGGCCGCGGTCAGCGTGGGGCGTCTCCTGGACGTCAGCGCGCGGGCCGGCACCCACCCCTACGCCCGGATCGCACTGCCCCACGTGCCCGGGGCCGAGCACGCGGGCACCGTCGCCGCGGTCGGTGCCGGGGTCGGGTCGGTCCGGCCCGGCGACCACGTGGCCGTCTTCCCGCTCCTGGGCTGCGGCGACTGCGCCGCGTGCGCCGACGGCGCCACCGAGGCGTGTCCGACCGCCCGGATCACCGGCCTGCACACCCGGGGCGCCTACGCGGAGTACACCGTGGTCCCCGAGGCCAACGTCACTGTCGTCCCGCCCGGTGTCGGGCCCGCGGAGGCCGCGGCGCTGGCGCTGTCCGGTGCGGTCGCCCAGAACCAGTTCGACGCGGCCGGCCTGCGGGCCGGCGAGTGGGTGCTCGTGCTCGGGGCCTCCTCCGCGCTGGGCTCGCTGACCACCGCGCTCGCCGTGCACCGCGGCGCGCGGGTGATCGCGGCCTCCCGCTCGGCCGCCAAGCGCGAGCGGCTGCTGGCCCTGCGCCCCGAGGCCGTCGTCGACCCCGTGGAGCCCGGCGTCGCCGACCGGATCCGCGAGCTGACCGGGGGCGCGGGCGTCGGCCTCGTGGTCGACGACCTGGGCGACCCGGACCTGTTCCACACGGCCGTGGACGTCCTCGCGATCCGCGGCCGCCTGGTCACCTCCGGCGCCTTCCTCGGCGGGAAGGTCGAGCTGGACCTGCTCACGCTCTACTCCCGCTCGCAGCGCCTCATCGGCGTGCGCAGCGGCAACCCCGGCAGCGCCCGGAAGGTCTGGGCCGCCGTGGCCGAGGGGCTCCGGCCCGTCATCGACCGCACCTTCCCCGTCGCGCGGGCCGCCGAGGCGCACCGCCACCTCGAGGACTCCGCCAACACCGGCCGGGTCGTGCTCACCACGACCGACGACGACTGGGCCCCGGCCCCGAACGCCTGA
- a CDS encoding SRPBCC family protein: protein MIFSEFALPANPPGAVPLDRAQIWKGLEQKARDAVPYVAAITECRVIDEISDSVFDREVLLHGQRYVERVWLGEPDRVVFTRTDGPVLGTITNEVLESDGELTLRFGFALVIRPGDDLPVTEEELSVQMTAAYQAAVESTLAAVRAQVVEPAR from the coding sequence ATGATCTTCAGCGAGTTCGCCCTGCCCGCCAACCCGCCCGGGGCCGTCCCGCTCGACCGGGCCCAGATCTGGAAGGGCCTCGAGCAGAAGGCCCGCGACGCCGTGCCGTACGTCGCGGCCATCACCGAGTGCCGCGTGATCGACGAGATCAGCGACAGCGTCTTCGACCGCGAGGTCCTGCTCCACGGGCAGCGCTACGTCGAGCGCGTCTGGCTCGGCGAGCCCGACCGCGTCGTGTTCACCCGCACCGATGGCCCCGTCCTGGGCACCATCACCAACGAGGTCCTCGAGTCCGACGGCGAGCTGACGCTCCGCTTCGGGTTCGCGCTGGTCATCCGCCCCGGCGACGACCTGCCCGTCACCGAGGAGGAGCTCTCCGTGCAGATGACGGCCGCCTACCAGGCGGCCGTGGAGTCGACGCTCGCCGCGGTGCGCGCGCAGGTCGTGGAGCCGGCCCGATGA
- a CDS encoding acyl-CoA dehydrogenase family protein produces MTATEERPTEVIAGPPRIADRLYHDMLAPAEIVELRARVRGIASRVVAPVAARIANQDERTDGFPRDVFDALGAEGLYRIPFEADVDGDGLTHRATATAVAVEELAYYSNSVAAIFDVHCILAGNAVNQGSPEQRERWLKALIKGETVGAFATSEPGASSDLSPDAVATRAERDGDGWVIEGRKRWITNSVAAGFVVVLAGTGSRLSTFIVPTNTPGLTIGTADRKMGNRGQITADVVLDRVRVGPEALLGTEGGGLKIALQTLTYGRIGIAAAGVGMAQAAFDHTAQHLKTRHAFGGPLAGMQHWQFLMAERATEIEVARDLYLKAALRLDSGIPFPEPEAAMAKHYGTRLAGDMARDAVQAFGGFGFTSQRGADDEPGPVEAIYRDSKIGEIYEGANEVQKWVIARQIFGRDITG; encoded by the coding sequence ATGACAGCCACCGAGGAACGACCGACCGAGGTGATCGCGGGTCCGCCGCGGATCGCCGACCGGCTCTACCACGACATGCTCGCCCCGGCGGAGATCGTCGAGCTGCGGGCGCGGGTGCGGGGGATCGCGTCCCGGGTGGTGGCGCCGGTGGCGGCGCGGATCGCCAACCAGGACGAGCGCACCGACGGCTTCCCCCGGGACGTGTTCGACGCCCTGGGTGCGGAAGGCCTGTACCGGATCCCGTTCGAGGCCGACGTCGACGGCGACGGCCTGACCCACCGCGCCACGGCGACGGCGGTGGCGGTGGAGGAACTGGCGTACTACTCCAACAGCGTGGCGGCGATCTTCGACGTGCACTGCATCCTGGCCGGGAACGCGGTCAACCAGGGATCCCCGGAGCAGCGCGAGCGCTGGCTCAAGGCGTTGATCAAGGGCGAGACGGTGGGGGCGTTCGCGACCTCGGAGCCCGGTGCGTCGTCGGACCTGTCCCCGGACGCGGTGGCCACCCGCGCCGAGCGCGACGGCGACGGCTGGGTGATCGAGGGCCGCAAGCGGTGGATCACCAACTCGGTCGCGGCCGGGTTCGTCGTCGTCCTGGCCGGCACCGGCAGCAGGCTGTCGACGTTCATCGTGCCCACGAACACGCCGGGTCTGACGATCGGCACGGCGGACCGGAAGATGGGCAACCGGGGCCAGATCACCGCCGACGTCGTCCTCGACCGGGTCCGCGTCGGCCCGGAGGCGCTGCTGGGCACCGAGGGCGGTGGCCTGAAGATCGCGCTGCAGACCCTGACCTACGGCCGGATCGGGATCGCCGCGGCCGGGGTGGGGATGGCGCAGGCGGCGTTCGACCACACCGCCCAGCACCTGAAGACCCGGCACGCGTTCGGGGGGCCGCTGGCGGGGATGCAGCACTGGCAGTTCCTGATGGCCGAGCGGGCCACCGAGATCGAGGTCGCCCGCGACCTCTACCTCAAGGCGGCGCTGCGGCTGGATTCGGGGATCCCGTTCCCGGAGCCGGAGGCGGCGATGGCCAAGCACTACGGCACCCGCCTGGCCGGGGACATGGCGCGGGACGCGGTGCAGGCGTTCGGCGGGTTCGGGTTCACCTCTCAGCGGGGCGCGGACGACGAGCCGGGTCCGGTGGAGGCGATCTACCGCGACTCCAAGATCGGGGAGATCTACGAGGGCGCCAACGAGGTGCAGAAGTGGGTCATCGCCCGGCAGATCTTCGGCCGCGACATCACCGGATGA
- a CDS encoding nuclear transport factor 2 family protein, whose protein sequence is MTGATAARAVAAPAWLTRFYEKVDALDTEGVLAGFAPDATMRYGSGDPMPGHDGIRAGLTFLFTSYRRIGHEFRGVWQSGSTVLLEATVTYGRPDGREVSVPALTVIDHRDGVIDDMRIYIDPTPVQAG, encoded by the coding sequence ATGACCGGGGCGACCGCCGCCCGGGCCGTCGCTGCGCCCGCCTGGCTGACCAGGTTCTACGAGAAGGTCGACGCCCTCGATACCGAGGGGGTCCTCGCCGGGTTCGCTCCCGACGCGACCATGCGCTACGGCTCCGGCGACCCGATGCCCGGGCACGACGGGATCCGGGCCGGGCTCACGTTCCTCTTCACGTCCTACCGCCGCATCGGCCACGAGTTCCGCGGCGTCTGGCAGTCCGGCTCGACGGTGCTGCTCGAGGCCACCGTCACCTACGGGCGCCCCGACGGCCGCGAGGTCTCCGTGCCGGCGCTCACCGTCATCGACCACCGCGACGGGGTCATCGACGACATGCGCATCTACATCGACCCCACACCCGTGCAGGCGGGCTGA
- a CDS encoding SDR family NAD(P)-dependent oxidoreductase has translation MSREFDGRVAYVTGAAGGIGRSSALAFAARGASVVVCDLKDPAETAAEVREHGVQALAVQLDVSDAAAVREAVDATVRTFGRLDFAHNNAGTFAVAPLADLADEDWNRVIAVNLGGVFHGMKHQIPHLLETGGAIVNTASIWSEQGSAAQAAYVASKHGVAGLTRAAAIDYGGRGIRVNAVAPGPIRTAMTAAVPDEAMAPVLGRTTLGRYGEAPEVAEAVVWLCSPAAAYVNGVVLPVDGGYLAA, from the coding sequence ATGAGCCGCGAGTTCGACGGGCGGGTCGCGTACGTGACCGGCGCCGCCGGCGGCATCGGCCGCTCCAGCGCGCTCGCCTTCGCCGCCCGCGGGGCCTCCGTGGTGGTCTGCGACCTGAAGGACCCGGCGGAGACCGCGGCCGAGGTGCGGGAGCACGGGGTGCAGGCCCTGGCCGTGCAGCTCGACGTGTCGGACGCGGCCGCGGTGCGCGAGGCGGTCGACGCGACCGTGCGCACCTTCGGCCGGCTCGACTTCGCGCACAACAACGCCGGGACCTTCGCCGTCGCGCCGCTCGCCGACCTCGCCGACGAGGACTGGAACCGGGTGATCGCGGTCAACCTGGGCGGGGTCTTCCACGGGATGAAGCACCAGATCCCGCACCTGCTCGAGACCGGCGGCGCGATCGTCAACACGGCCTCGATCTGGTCGGAGCAGGGCTCCGCCGCCCAGGCCGCCTACGTCGCCAGCAAGCACGGGGTCGCCGGCCTGACCCGGGCCGCGGCCATCGACTACGGCGGCCGGGGCATCCGGGTCAACGCCGTGGCGCCCGGCCCCATCCGCACCGCGATGACGGCCGCCGTGCCCGACGAGGCCATGGCCCCGGTCCTCGGTCGCACCACGCTCGGCCGCTACGGGGAGGCCCCCGAGGTCGCCGAGGCCGTCGTCTGGCTCTGCTCGCCCGCCGCCGCCTACGTCAACGGGGTCGTGCTCCCCGTCGACGGCGGCTACCTCGCCGCCTGA
- a CDS encoding DUF5710 domain-containing protein has translation MRTSFYLDAPFAEKDEAKALGARATASPRSLVIPTPRSACGC, from the coding sequence ATCAGGACGTCGTTCTACCTCGATGCTCCGTTCGCCGAGAAGGACGAGGCGAAGGCTCTCGGTGCTCGCGCCACCGCCTCACCCCGCTCACTGGTGATACCGACGCCACGATCGGCCTGCGGATGCTGA
- a CDS encoding VOC family protein — protein MPDDIPAARVSTLGYVEFTSPDPDRLVEYYRTCLGFHVEDGSPDLTFLTTGLDHHSVVVRKGEAAARTSVGYRLAVPLDDAHERLADAGVPVSRRTDVAPSTPDVLVLHEPGTDVPLHLYDVQAASDGGQGPAHRPTKLGHVAAFSPSLDRIQGFYQDLLGFRWSDTIGDFFVFLRCNADHHAANFLQSTRFTGMHHVAYEMRDLDHLQTTLDHLARNDVRLHWGPGRHGPGHNVFTYHRDPDGNTVELFTQLDQMIDEGAGHFEPRPWHEDRPQVPKTWEVDIATANAWGPVLPEVLEH, from the coding sequence ATGCCCGACGACATCCCGGCCGCCCGCGTCTCGACGCTCGGCTACGTCGAGTTCACGAGCCCCGACCCGGACCGCCTCGTGGAGTACTACCGGACCTGCCTGGGCTTCCACGTCGAGGACGGCTCACCCGACCTGACCTTCCTCACCACCGGGCTGGACCACCACAGCGTGGTCGTCCGCAAGGGCGAGGCCGCCGCCCGCACGTCCGTCGGCTACCGGCTCGCCGTGCCCCTCGACGACGCGCACGAACGGCTCGCCGACGCCGGCGTCCCCGTCTCCCGGCGCACCGACGTGGCCCCGAGCACCCCGGACGTCCTCGTCCTGCACGAGCCGGGCACGGACGTGCCGCTGCACCTCTACGACGTCCAGGCCGCGAGCGACGGGGGCCAGGGCCCGGCGCACCGCCCGACCAAGCTCGGCCACGTCGCGGCGTTCAGCCCGAGCCTGGACCGGATCCAGGGCTTCTACCAGGACCTCCTCGGGTTCCGCTGGTCCGACACGATCGGCGACTTCTTCGTGTTCCTGCGCTGCAACGCCGACCACCACGCCGCGAACTTCCTGCAGAGCACCCGGTTCACCGGCATGCACCACGTCGCGTACGAGATGCGCGACCTGGACCACCTGCAGACCACGCTCGACCACCTCGCCCGCAACGACGTCCGGCTCCACTGGGGCCCGGGGCGGCACGGGCCGGGCCACAACGTCTTCACCTACCACCGCGATCCCGACGGCAACACCGTCGAGCTCTTCACCCAGCTCGACCAGATGATCGACGAGGGCGCCGGCCACTTCGAGCCCCGCCCGTGGCACGAGGACCGCCCCCAGGTGCCCAAGACCTGGGAGGTCGACATCGCGACGGCCAACGCCTGGGGCCCCGTCCTGCCCGAGGTCCTCGAGCACTGA
- a CDS encoding GntR family transcriptional regulator has translation MSADPVVEPRPGRRLALDVHAAVRAMILSGELPPGEPILQAALARRLNVSRTPMREAFRLLQEEGLIDSEPDQRAVVRAVDPAELDAVYAERVLLESVAVSITVRSARPELVARLEESLALMRAQAGAGDVESWRETHREFHRLTTEGAPMLADALCTLGERADRFLRLAQFGTPVASSRWDADHGTLVDAYRTADHDLAVRTIAQHLARTAFTALADIAPCEDATATRAALKLLMAEG, from the coding sequence ATGAGCGCAGATCCCGTGGTCGAGCCCAGACCCGGTCGGCGGCTGGCCCTGGACGTCCACGCCGCCGTGCGGGCCATGATCCTCAGCGGTGAGCTCCCGCCGGGGGAGCCGATCCTGCAGGCCGCGCTGGCGCGCCGGCTCAACGTCAGCCGCACCCCCATGCGCGAGGCGTTCCGGCTCCTCCAGGAGGAGGGGCTCATCGACAGCGAGCCCGACCAGCGCGCGGTGGTGCGGGCGGTCGACCCCGCCGAGCTCGACGCGGTCTACGCCGAGCGGGTCCTGCTCGAGTCGGTGGCGGTGAGCATCACGGTCCGCTCCGCGCGCCCCGAACTGGTGGCACGGCTGGAGGAGTCGCTGGCGCTGATGCGCGCGCAGGCCGGAGCGGGCGACGTCGAGAGCTGGCGGGAGACCCACCGCGAGTTCCACCGGCTCACGACCGAGGGCGCGCCGATGCTGGCGGACGCGCTCTGCACCCTCGGGGAGCGCGCCGACCGCTTCCTGCGGCTGGCGCAGTTCGGCACCCCCGTGGCCTCGTCGCGCTGGGACGCCGACCACGGGACGCTGGTGGACGCGTACCGCACCGCCGACCACGACCTCGCGGTGCGCACCATCGCCCAGCACCTGGCCCGCACCGCGTTCACGGCGCTGGCCGACATCGCGCCGTGCGAGGACGCCACGGCCACCCGCGCCGCACTCAAGCTGCTGATGGCCGAGGGCTGA